In a single window of the Paenibacillus sp. MMS20-IR301 genome:
- a CDS encoding oligosaccharide flippase family protein, translating into MQQLNAKSLPANTVWSSLRSFTKSKDSSSAAVKTMFVSVLILLVNMLTGVLTARYLGPTGRGEQTAMVNWSQFLAFSMSFGIPSALIYNAKKNPDEAGVLYRVALMIGLAFGTLAMIVGILVLPYWLKEFSHEVVVFAQWSMLLCPLIVVSQVNNAAFQFRNDYRTFNLMRYLIPLLTLAAIGILIVTGHISPFTTALAYLLPSVPMFIGMTVVLLRTYKVKLRDAYLNFKRLFTYGLGSYGNDLLGQFSYYIDQIIIAGLLRPADLGLYAVAVSLSRMVNFFSNSITVVLFPKASGMSKDEAVSLTFKAFRISTTCTLLGALFLMLVAPFVIPLLYGKDFNTALTVFRLLLLEVTISGGTLILAQVFMALGKPKFVSILQGVGLILVIPLLFLLVPKYGLFGAGAAMLSSAVLRFLFIILNIRYNLKVKLPRLFINAEDLQWLKTTMNSYIRKKPMDV; encoded by the coding sequence ATGCAGCAGCTCAACGCGAAATCACTTCCCGCTAATACGGTCTGGTCCTCGCTCCGCAGCTTCACGAAGAGCAAGGACAGCAGCTCAGCGGCTGTAAAAACCATGTTTGTCAGTGTGCTGATTCTGCTCGTCAATATGCTGACCGGTGTGCTGACCGCCCGTTACCTGGGACCAACAGGGCGGGGAGAGCAGACCGCGATGGTGAACTGGTCGCAGTTTCTGGCGTTCAGCATGAGCTTCGGGATTCCGTCCGCGCTGATCTACAATGCCAAGAAAAATCCGGATGAGGCCGGTGTGCTGTACCGGGTGGCCTTAATGATCGGGCTTGCGTTCGGGACACTGGCGATGATTGTCGGAATCCTCGTGCTGCCTTACTGGCTGAAGGAATTCAGCCATGAAGTTGTGGTCTTCGCCCAGTGGTCCATGCTCCTCTGTCCGCTGATTGTGGTCTCCCAAGTGAACAATGCGGCGTTCCAGTTCAGGAATGATTACAGGACCTTTAACCTGATGCGTTATCTGATTCCGCTGCTGACACTCGCAGCCATCGGCATTCTCATAGTGACCGGGCATATCAGTCCGTTCACCACAGCATTAGCTTACCTGCTTCCGTCGGTTCCGATGTTCATCGGCATGACGGTCGTACTGCTCCGTACTTACAAGGTTAAGCTGCGGGATGCCTATCTGAACTTCAAAAGATTGTTCACTTATGGTCTGGGCTCATACGGCAACGATCTGCTCGGACAGTTCTCTTACTACATAGACCAGATTATTATTGCCGGCCTGCTCAGGCCCGCTGATCTGGGACTCTATGCGGTAGCGGTCAGCCTGTCGCGGATGGTTAACTTCTTCTCCAATTCGATTACGGTGGTGCTGTTTCCGAAAGCCTCCGGGATGTCGAAGGATGAAGCGGTCTCCCTTACCTTCAAGGCTTTCCGCATCAGCACCACATGTACACTGCTAGGCGCATTGTTCCTGATGCTGGTTGCCCCGTTTGTCATCCCGCTGCTCTACGGCAAGGATTTCAATACGGCGCTTACCGTGTTCCGCCTGCTGCTGCTGGAGGTTACGATCAGCGGAGGAACCCTGATTCTGGCCCAGGTGTTCATGGCACTGGGCAAACCTAAATTCGTATCGATCCTTCAGGGAGTCGGCCTCATCCTCGTGATTCCGCTGCTCTTCCTGCTGGTGCCGAAATACGGGTTATTCGGAGCCGGAGCGGCTATGCTCTCATCGGCTGTGCTGCGGTTCCTGTTCATTATTCTTAATATCCGCTACAACCTGAAGGTTAAGCTTCCGCGGCTGTTCATTAACGCAGAGGACCTTCAGTGGCTGAAGACGACGATGAATTCGTATATTCGCAAGAAACCTATGGATGTGTAG
- a CDS encoding glycosyltransferase family 2 protein, producing the protein MDSAASVLGGRGSYPISAVIIAQDDEVRISAAIQSCRQFADEVVVIDGGSKDGTVRLSESLGCRVFVNPWPGYAKQREFGVERASHDWVFLIDTDEVVSEELARDILERKPGLTDATVAFSLYRIGDFLGKWLDKGEYLVRLYNRKEYGIRNSLVHEMPEVAEERTEKLNGTLWHQGFRSINDHVARFNKYTDLEAQSAFASGKPFKLSHLLLRPPARFLQKYFLHGLFKKGISGFAVSVFWVMYEFMVGFKHYELHSSGKLTRHNLQGQAGKEKKGERSYVVQ; encoded by the coding sequence ATGGATTCAGCAGCAAGCGTGCTTGGCGGCCGGGGCAGCTACCCGATCTCGGCAGTCATTATAGCTCAGGATGACGAGGTTCGGATATCCGCAGCAATTCAGTCCTGCCGGCAGTTCGCTGACGAGGTGGTAGTCATCGACGGAGGCAGTAAAGACGGTACGGTACGGCTATCCGAGAGCCTGGGATGCCGGGTATTCGTAAACCCGTGGCCCGGATATGCGAAGCAAAGGGAATTCGGAGTGGAACGCGCCAGCCATGATTGGGTCTTCCTGATTGATACCGACGAAGTGGTCAGCGAAGAGCTGGCCCGGGATATCCTGGAGCGCAAGCCCGGACTGACAGATGCTACAGTGGCTTTCTCCCTGTACCGGATCGGCGATTTCCTCGGCAAATGGCTCGACAAGGGCGAATATCTGGTGCGGCTGTACAACCGCAAGGAGTACGGAATCCGCAACAGTCTGGTGCATGAAATGCCTGAAGTAGCCGAGGAACGCACGGAGAAGCTGAATGGAACACTCTGGCATCAGGGCTTCCGCAGCATCAATGATCATGTGGCGAGATTCAACAAATATACGGATCTGGAGGCGCAAAGCGCCTTTGCCAGCGGCAAACCGTTCAAGCTGAGCCATTTGCTGCTGCGGCCGCCGGCCCGCTTCCTGCAGAAGTACTTCCTGCACGGGCTGTTCAAAAAAGGAATTTCCGGATTCGCAGTATCGGTGTTCTGGGTGATGTATGAATTCATGGTCGGCTTCAAGCATTATGAACTGCACAGCTCCGGCAAGCTGACCCGGCATAATCTGCAGGGCCAGGCCGGGAAGGAGAAGAAAGGGGAGAGAAGCTATGTCGTACAATGA
- a CDS encoding glycosyltransferase — translation MKIAIAHDYLIQMGGAERVVEVFHHMYPDAPIFTTVFNGSRLTDNLKDADIRASWLQKIPGVKKNFKGVLPLYPMAVRDLDFSGYDIVLSSSSAFMKSIQVPESTFHLCYCHTPMRFAWDYDTYMERQSNSGIFKRLLKLYMQRLKNWDQRTSKNVNQFVANSSVVKKRIQNYYHRDSDVIFPPINTARFTSSPTIGDYYLIVSRLVSYKRIDLAVEAFNRNGVKLYIVGDGPDRKRLEGMAKENISFLGRLEDEEVTGLMSQCRAFIFPGEEDFGITPLEANAAGRPVIAYQAGGALDTIVPYVNGVFFQHQEVDDLLQAIEEAESHDWDISQIMGHARKFDEQAFMVQFKQYVEQAYVNFLKGG, via the coding sequence ATGAAAATTGCGATAGCGCACGATTACTTAATCCAAATGGGCGGAGCAGAAAGAGTGGTGGAGGTCTTTCATCACATGTATCCGGATGCTCCGATCTTCACAACGGTGTTTAACGGCAGCCGCCTGACCGATAACCTCAAAGATGCGGATATCCGGGCCTCCTGGCTGCAGAAAATTCCGGGCGTGAAGAAGAATTTCAAAGGGGTGCTGCCGCTCTATCCGATGGCCGTCCGCGATCTGGACTTCAGCGGGTATGATATCGTCCTTAGCTCCAGCAGTGCTTTTATGAAAAGCATCCAGGTGCCCGAGTCTACCTTCCATCTCTGTTACTGCCATACTCCGATGCGGTTCGCCTGGGATTATGACACGTATATGGAGCGGCAGTCCAATTCCGGCATCTTCAAAAGACTGCTCAAGCTGTATATGCAGCGGTTGAAGAACTGGGATCAGCGGACTTCCAAAAATGTAAACCAGTTTGTGGCCAACTCCTCAGTCGTGAAGAAGCGGATTCAGAATTATTACCACCGCGATTCCGATGTGATTTTTCCGCCGATCAATACGGCCCGCTTCACCAGTTCACCCACGATTGGGGATTATTATCTGATCGTCTCCCGGCTGGTATCCTACAAGCGGATCGATCTGGCGGTGGAGGCGTTCAACCGTAACGGTGTGAAGCTGTATATCGTCGGAGACGGTCCCGACCGTAAACGTCTGGAGGGGATGGCGAAAGAGAATATCTCCTTTCTGGGCCGGCTGGAGGATGAAGAAGTAACGGGGCTGATGTCTCAGTGCCGGGCCTTTATTTTTCCCGGAGAAGAAGATTTCGGTATCACACCGCTGGAGGCAAACGCTGCAGGCCGTCCGGTCATCGCCTATCAGGCGGGAGGGGCGCTGGATACGATCGTTCCTTATGTGAACGGGGTTTTTTTCCAGCATCAGGAAGTTGATGATCTGCTCCAGGCCATTGAGGAGGCCGAATCCCATGACTGGGATATCAGCCAGATTATGGGCCATGCACGCAAATTCGATGAGCAGGCGTTTATGGTTCAGTTCAAGCAATATGTGGAACAGGCCTACGTCAATTTCCTAAAAGGAGGATGA
- a CDS encoding UDP-glucose/GDP-mannose dehydrogenase family protein — translation MKLAVIGTGYVGLVSGVCFTLNGNHVICVDKDEQKIEKLNRMESPIYEPGIEALIEMNLREGRLSFSADLKDSVRRSDIVILAVGTPSLPGGEADLQYIEGAAVEIAEAMEGYKIIMTKSTVPVGTNERIRKLIASHTNHPFDIVSAPEFLREGSAIRDTLHPDRIVIGLDNPQLEQTMRQLHQGFTDNVFVTDIRSAEMIKYASNAFLATKISFINEIANICEKVGADVTEVAEGMGMDRRIGSSFLQAGIGYGGSCFPKDTNALIQIAGNVDYEFKLLKSVVEVNKGQRFMIISKLHESLGSLRGAVIGIWGLAFKPNTDDVREAPAREIVEALVAEGAIVKLYDPIAADNFRSGYDHPQLRWCGLAEEAAEGSDAVCLLTDWGQFKDIDLHQLADSMRRPILIDGRNVYTKEQIEGTGLEYHSVGRPQMGGLSGFSASVAGAV, via the coding sequence ATGAAACTCGCAGTAATCGGTACCGGTTATGTTGGACTCGTCTCAGGCGTATGCTTCACGCTTAACGGAAATCATGTCATCTGTGTGGATAAGGATGAGCAGAAAATCGAAAAGCTGAACCGGATGGAATCCCCGATCTATGAACCGGGTATTGAGGCCTTAATTGAGATGAATCTCCGGGAGGGAAGATTATCCTTCTCGGCGGATCTTAAGGATTCGGTCAGACGCTCTGATATTGTCATCCTTGCTGTAGGTACACCTTCCCTGCCGGGCGGCGAAGCCGATTTGCAGTATATCGAGGGGGCAGCCGTAGAGATTGCCGAAGCGATGGAAGGCTACAAGATTATTATGACCAAGTCAACCGTTCCCGTCGGCACCAACGAGCGAATCCGCAAGCTGATTGCCTCCCATACGAATCACCCCTTCGATATTGTCTCCGCTCCTGAATTCCTTCGTGAAGGCTCTGCGATCCGCGATACGCTTCACCCCGACCGGATTGTAATCGGACTCGATAACCCGCAGCTTGAGCAGACCATGCGCCAGCTTCACCAGGGCTTCACGGACAATGTGTTCGTAACCGATATCCGCAGCGCCGAGATGATTAAATATGCTTCCAATGCTTTCCTGGCTACCAAAATATCGTTCATAAACGAAATTGCCAACATTTGTGAAAAAGTGGGAGCGGATGTAACCGAAGTGGCTGAGGGCATGGGAATGGACCGGAGAATCGGATCCTCCTTCCTGCAGGCCGGTATCGGGTACGGCGGCTCCTGTTTCCCGAAGGATACGAATGCGCTGATCCAGATCGCCGGTAACGTGGATTATGAATTCAAGCTGCTGAAATCCGTAGTTGAGGTTAATAAAGGCCAGCGGTTCATGATCATCTCGAAGCTGCATGAGTCGCTGGGCAGCCTGCGCGGCGCCGTAATCGGCATCTGGGGGCTGGCGTTCAAGCCGAACACGGATGATGTCCGTGAGGCACCGGCCCGGGAAATCGTCGAGGCGCTGGTCGCTGAAGGCGCCATCGTGAAGCTGTATGATCCCATCGCTGCCGATAACTTCCGCAGCGGGTATGATCATCCGCAGCTGCGCTGGTGCGGGCTGGCGGAAGAGGCGGCCGAGGGCAGTGACGCAGTCTGCCTCCTGACCGACTGGGGCCAGTTCAAGGATATCGACCTGCACCAGCTGGCGGACAGTATGCGCCGCCCGATATTGATCGACGGCCGCAACGTCTACACCAAAGAGCAGATTGAGGGCACCGGCCTGGAGTACCATTCCGTCGGCCGCCCGCAGATGGGTGGACTTAGCGGCTTCTCCGCCAGCGTTGCCGGGGCGGTGTAA
- a CDS encoding glycosyltransferase family 4 protein, with protein MIKVAYIDHTAKWSGGEVALFNILTNIGEHIKPLVILAEEGTLAERLRDKGIDVRIIPLDESIRSRGRNAVNLGAPAAAMKLLAYGRKLAPLLKEEKVDCVHTNSLKSAFYGAVAAKKAGVPLIWHIRDHIGAPYLKPVVAKAIRLLSRLLPNGVIANSHSTLNALELPRTKKTLVVYSAFAKAIGEGIGKRDQKDFNVLLVGRLAHWKGQHIVLEAAKAFKHDSRVKFWLAGDALFGEEEYKQQLIQQMQQDDITNVSLLGHVDDIQGLMNKADLLIHTSITPEPFGQVIVEGMAAGLPVIASNEGGPVEIVVPGVTGLLIQPGDAAVLAESITWMLDHPEERRRMADHGMKRVKEHFVIENTVKDIVAYYKGLLAVT; from the coding sequence ATGATAAAAGTCGCTTATATTGATCACACCGCCAAATGGAGCGGGGGCGAGGTTGCCCTGTTCAACATCCTCACTAACATCGGTGAGCATATCAAGCCGCTTGTGATTCTCGCGGAAGAGGGCACACTCGCTGAACGCCTGCGGGACAAAGGCATTGATGTCCGCATTATCCCGCTGGATGAGAGCATCCGCAGCCGGGGGCGCAACGCCGTTAACCTTGGTGCCCCGGCGGCTGCAATGAAGCTGCTGGCCTACGGCCGCAAGCTGGCTCCGTTGCTCAAAGAGGAGAAGGTCGATTGTGTGCATACCAATTCACTGAAATCAGCCTTCTATGGAGCAGTAGCCGCGAAGAAGGCAGGCGTGCCGCTGATCTGGCATATCCGCGATCATATCGGAGCCCCTTACCTGAAGCCGGTTGTCGCCAAGGCGATCCGGCTGCTGTCACGGCTTCTGCCGAACGGCGTCATCGCCAATTCCCACTCCACGCTGAATGCGCTGGAGCTGCCCCGGACGAAGAAGACGCTGGTTGTCTATTCGGCCTTCGCTAAGGCGATTGGTGAAGGAATCGGCAAGCGGGACCAGAAGGATTTCAACGTGCTGCTGGTAGGGCGCCTTGCCCACTGGAAAGGCCAGCATATTGTGCTGGAAGCGGCTAAGGCTTTCAAGCATGACAGCCGGGTGAAGTTCTGGCTGGCCGGCGACGCCTTGTTCGGGGAAGAGGAATACAAACAGCAATTAATTCAGCAGATGCAGCAAGATGACATCACCAATGTCAGCCTGCTGGGTCATGTGGATGATATACAAGGACTCATGAACAAAGCCGACTTGCTGATTCACACGTCGATTACCCCTGAGCCGTTTGGCCAGGTTATCGTCGAAGGCATGGCGGCCGGACTGCCGGTGATTGCTTCGAATGAAGGCGGGCCGGTGGAAATTGTTGTTCCTGGCGTAACCGGGCTGCTGATTCAGCCTGGAGATGCCGCTGTACTTGCCGAATCCATCACCTGGATGCTGGACCATCCCGAAGAGCGCAGACGGATGGCGGATCATGGAATGAAAAGGGTGAAAGAGCATTTTGTCATCGAGAATACAGTCAAGGATATCGTTGCTTACTACAAAGGTCTGCTGGCGGTTACCTGA
- a CDS encoding glycosyltransferase family 4 protein: MSYNDGLNIMTTGLSWPSLQPGGLNTYFKSVCEQLSSRNRVHALICSQETPAVPKELIIHNAGDPKETIWKRKDAFQRKAADLMGSGSGRIDILYSHFAPYGIGPALEAKKRGIPVIMTFHGPWNEEMKIEGQGIRHRVKTTIAKSIEHKAYKLADKFIVLSEYFRDMLHDLHGVPMHKIIVIPGAANVERFVPSANRLAVRRQLNLPEGATTVLTVRRLMNRMGLLQLLEAWKQVAERFPNAILLIGGKGPLRGELEEKIADYGLGNKVRLLGYIPDQELASYYQAADMFVVPSQALEGFGLITVEALASGLPVMATPVGGNREILQGFRPELLFKSAASEDMAEGMIQMLGNRKLLPGREECRNHVLEKYTWQQVGDKVESVFLETLGKGVTAG, encoded by the coding sequence ATGTCGTACAATGACGGACTGAACATCATGACGACCGGACTCAGCTGGCCTTCGCTGCAGCCCGGCGGGCTGAACACCTATTTCAAATCCGTATGTGAGCAGCTCTCCTCACGGAACCGGGTGCATGCCCTGATCTGCAGCCAGGAGACGCCGGCTGTTCCGAAGGAACTGATCATCCACAATGCCGGGGACCCGAAGGAGACGATCTGGAAGCGCAAGGATGCTTTTCAGCGTAAAGCGGCAGACCTGATGGGCAGTGGGAGCGGGCGGATTGATATCCTCTATTCCCATTTCGCCCCTTATGGCATCGGCCCGGCGCTCGAAGCGAAGAAGCGCGGGATTCCGGTTATTATGACCTTCCATGGTCCCTGGAATGAAGAGATGAAGATTGAAGGCCAGGGCATCAGGCACCGGGTCAAAACAACGATTGCCAAATCGATTGAACATAAAGCTTACAAGCTCGCTGACAAGTTCATCGTACTCAGCGAGTACTTCCGCGATATGCTGCATGATCTGCACGGGGTGCCGATGCATAAGATCATCGTCATACCCGGAGCAGCCAACGTGGAGCGGTTCGTGCCGTCCGCGAACCGGCTGGCGGTCCGGCGGCAGCTGAATCTGCCCGAAGGTGCGACAACCGTACTGACCGTCCGGCGGCTGATGAACCGGATGGGGCTGCTGCAGCTGCTTGAAGCTTGGAAGCAGGTAGCAGAGCGCTTCCCGAATGCGATCCTGCTGATCGGGGGCAAGGGCCCGCTGCGCGGCGAGCTGGAAGAGAAGATTGCCGATTATGGTCTCGGCAATAAGGTCCGGCTGCTCGGCTACATTCCCGACCAGGAGCTGGCTTCCTATTACCAGGCAGCCGACATGTTCGTAGTGCCTTCCCAGGCGCTGGAGGGCTTCGGCCTGATCACCGTAGAGGCGCTGGCCTCGGGCCTTCCGGTCATGGCGACGCCGGTCGGAGGCAACAGGGAGATTCTGCAGGGCTTCCGCCCGGAGCTGCTGTTCAAGAGTGCGGCCAGCGAAGATATGGCGGAAGGCATGATTCAGATGCTGGGCAACCGCAAGCTGCTGCCGGGCCGGGAAGAATGCCGCAACCATGTGCTGGAGAAGTACACCTGGCAGCAGGTAGGCGATAAAGTGGAATCCGTATTCCTCGAAACTTTGGGAAAGGGTGTGACTGCAGGATGA